From the Planktothricoides raciborskii GIHE-MW2 genome, the window GTGGCCCTACTGTTGAATGGGTTTACCTCATTACCGGCAGAAATTGTCTTTCTTGGGGCTTTATCGGTGTTATTACTCAGCGGGATTTTGGATACAAAAAGTGCCCTAGCTGGATTTAGCAACGAGGGGATGGTTACAGTTGGCGTCCTCTATATGGTCGTCACTGGACTTCAGCAAACTGGAGCCTTGGGCTGGATTTCTCAGCGGGTGCTGGGGTTGCCCAAAGGAGAAAAAGCGGCGCTACTGCGCTTAATGCCACCCATTATCGGGTTGAGCGCTTTTCTGAATAATACTCCTGTGGTGGCGATGTTTATCCCAGTGGTGAAAGATTGGTGCCGCAAAATCAGCATCAGCCCATCTAAATTAATGATTCCAGTGAGTTATGCCGCGATTTTCGGCGGTATCTGCACTTTGATTGGCACCAGCACCAACCTGGTGGTGAATGGATTATTGATTGCCAACACCGATCATCCAGGCTTAGGGATGTTTGATATTACTGGGGTGGGGCTGCCCTGTGCGGTGGCAGGAACCGCATTTCTTTATTTGACTCAAGGGTGGCTATTACCCATCCGTAAACCTGTGCTGGGCAACACTGATGAACTGCGTCAGTACACGATAGAAATGGTGGTATCACCACAGAGTCCCCTGGCCGGAAAAAACGTTGAAGATGCAGGACTCCGCCATCTACCGGGATTGTACCTGGCAGAAATTGTCCGGGGGAATCAAGTATTACCGGCAGTCAGTCCCAAGGAAGTGTTGCGCGAAAATGACCAACTGGTATTTGTTGGGATCGTCGAGTCGGTGCTTGATTTGCATCAGATGCGTGGACTGCAACCGGCAACGGATCAAGTGTTTAAGCTGAATAGTCCCCGGACTGAACGGTGCATGATTGAGGCGGTGGTTTCTAATACTTGTCCATTGGTGAATAAAACCATTCGTGAAGGACAGTTCAGAAGTCGCTATAATGCGGTAGTTTTGGCAGTGGCCAGAAATGGTAAAAGATTGTTAGGCAAAATTGGGGATATTGTTCTCGAACCAGGAGATAATTTGTTATTAGAAGCTCATCCGATGT encodes:
- a CDS encoding SLC13 family permease codes for the protein MMRTSQFLRDWLIPKKNNKKQWFLLMLLSTTVAIIIAFWDVWVNSQLATLGWQAWVSMAVTLVALLLNGFTSLPAEIVFLGALSVLLLSGILDTKSALAGFSNEGMVTVGVLYMVVTGLQQTGALGWISQRVLGLPKGEKAALLRLMPPIIGLSAFLNNTPVVAMFIPVVKDWCRKISISPSKLMIPVSYAAIFGGICTLIGTSTNLVVNGLLIANTDHPGLGMFDITGVGLPCAVAGTAFLYLTQGWLLPIRKPVLGNTDELRQYTIEMVVSPQSPLAGKNVEDAGLRHLPGLYLAEIVRGNQVLPAVSPKEVLRENDQLVFVGIVESVLDLHQMRGLQPATDQVFKLNSPRTERCMIEAVVSNTCPLVNKTIREGQFRSRYNAVVLAVARNGKRLLGKIGDIVLEPGDNLLLEAHPMFLEKQRASKDFYLVSSIPDSEPLRHEKAPWAIAILAVMVIVAGFNWVSMLNVSIGAAIAMLVTGCCSPNRSLQSIEWSVLLVIGAALGIGDALENTGAAQAIASTCISIAGDNPWVVLAVVYTLTVVITEIITNNAAAAIMFPISISIAQNLGVDFMPFVISVMIGASAGFATPVGYQTNMMVYGPGGYKFTDFLLIGLPMDVLLGIVTVAIAPLIYPF